From the genome of Bradyrhizobium elkanii USDA 76, one region includes:
- a CDS encoding aspartate aminotransferase family protein has product MTNAATSHLLPVFARVDLGFERGEGAWLIATNGDRYLDFTSGVAVNALGHAHPHLVKALQEQATKLWHMSNLFKSPDGEALAARLCEQSFADFVFFCNSGAEAMEGVIKLVRHYHFSKGHGERYRIITFEGAFHGRTLGTLAATGSTKYLEGFGPPMDGFDQVPHGDIEAVKKAIGPHTAGILIEPVQGEGGVRSAPQAFFKALRALCDEHGLLLAFDEVQTGMGRTGELFAYKRTGVTPDVMSLAKALGGGFPIGAVLATAQAAAGMAPGSHGSTFGGNPLAVAAANAVLDVMLKPGFFEHVQKMSLLLKQKLASVVDRYPGVLSEVRGEGLLIGVKAVVPSGDLIAALRNEKLLTVGAGDNVVRFLAPLIVTEAEIDTSITALERACSVLSAAQPKKAAG; this is encoded by the coding sequence ATGACCAACGCTGCCACGTCGCATCTGCTCCCCGTCTTCGCCAGGGTCGATCTCGGCTTCGAGCGCGGTGAGGGCGCCTGGCTGATCGCAACCAACGGCGACCGTTATCTCGATTTCACCTCGGGCGTCGCGGTCAACGCGCTCGGGCACGCGCATCCGCATCTGGTCAAGGCGCTGCAGGAACAGGCGACCAAGCTCTGGCACATGTCGAACCTGTTCAAGAGCCCGGACGGCGAGGCGCTTGCCGCGCGGCTGTGCGAGCAGAGCTTTGCCGACTTCGTGTTCTTCTGCAATTCCGGCGCCGAAGCGATGGAGGGCGTGATCAAGCTGGTCCGCCACTATCACTTCTCCAAGGGCCATGGCGAGCGCTACCGCATCATCACCTTCGAGGGCGCCTTCCACGGCCGCACGCTGGGCACGCTGGCGGCGACCGGCTCGACGAAATATCTCGAAGGCTTCGGCCCGCCGATGGACGGCTTCGACCAGGTGCCGCATGGCGACATCGAGGCGGTGAAGAAGGCGATCGGTCCACACACCGCCGGCATCCTGATCGAGCCGGTGCAGGGCGAGGGCGGCGTGCGCTCGGCGCCGCAGGCGTTCTTCAAGGCGCTGCGCGCGCTCTGCGACGAGCACGGCCTGCTGCTCGCCTTCGACGAGGTGCAGACCGGCATGGGGCGCACCGGCGAGCTGTTCGCCTACAAGCGCACGGGCGTCACGCCGGATGTGATGTCGCTGGCCAAGGCGCTCGGCGGCGGTTTCCCGATCGGCGCGGTGCTGGCGACCGCGCAGGCTGCGGCCGGCATGGCGCCCGGCTCGCACGGCTCGACCTTCGGCGGCAATCCGCTCGCGGTCGCCGCCGCCAATGCCGTGCTCGACGTCATGCTGAAACCCGGCTTCTTCGAACATGTGCAGAAGATGTCGCTCTTGCTCAAGCAGAAGCTCGCTTCCGTCGTCGACCGCTATCCCGGCGTGCTGTCGGAGGTGCGCGGCGAGGGGCTGTTGATCGGCGTCAAGGCGGTGGTGCCGTCGGGTGACCTGATCGCAGCACTGCGCAACGAGAAGCTGCTCACCGTCGGTGCCGGCGACAATGTGGTGCGGTTCCTGGCGCCGCTGATCGTGACCGAGGCCGAGATCGATACGTCGATCACCGCGCTCGAGCGCGCGTGCTCTGTACTGTCGGCGGCGCAGCCGAAGAAGGCGGCGGGATAA
- the glpK gene encoding glycerol kinase GlpK produces MSFVLAIDQGTTSSRAMVFRGDISIAAVAQQEFPQHFPASGWVEHEPEDIWTSTVMMCREALEKAGLKAKDIAAIGITNQRETTVVWDRATGQAVHRAIVWQDRRTADICAKLKADGHEPAISAKTGLIIDPYFSGTKVAWILDHVPGARERAERGELLFGTVDCYLLWRLTGGRVHATDATNASRTLLFNIHTGAWDDDLVRLLRVPRSMLPEVKDSSARFGESIADLFGGPIAISGIAGDQQAATIGQACFEPGMMKSTYGTGCFALLNTGTTPVASKNKLLTTIAYQLGGQRTYALEGSIFVAGSAVQWLRDGLGIIKHAAETGPLADKSDSMQSVYLVPAFVGMGAPYWNPRVRGALFGLTRNTGPAELAHATLESVCYQTFDLWAAMRTDWPEANAANTVLRVDGGMTASDWTMQRLADLLNAPVDRPMIQETTALGAAYLAGLDAGVYPEPAKFADNWRLEHRFRPAMSQATRERKLAGWACAVKGVLASDEGE; encoded by the coding sequence ATGTCTTTCGTGCTGGCCATCGATCAGGGCACCACATCGTCGCGCGCCATGGTGTTTCGCGGCGACATCTCCATCGCCGCCGTCGCGCAGCAGGAGTTTCCGCAGCATTTCCCCGCCTCCGGCTGGGTCGAGCACGAGCCGGAGGACATCTGGACCTCGACCGTGATGATGTGCCGCGAGGCGCTGGAGAAGGCCGGCCTCAAGGCGAAGGACATCGCCGCGATCGGCATCACCAACCAGCGCGAGACCACCGTGGTGTGGGACCGCGCCACCGGACAGGCCGTGCACCGCGCCATCGTCTGGCAGGACCGCCGCACCGCCGACATCTGCGCAAAACTCAAGGCGGACGGCCATGAGCCGGCGATTTCGGCGAAGACCGGTCTCATTATCGATCCCTATTTCTCCGGCACCAAAGTCGCCTGGATCCTCGATCACGTGCCGGGCGCGCGTGAGCGCGCCGAGCGCGGCGAACTGCTGTTCGGCACCGTCGACTGCTATCTGTTGTGGCGGCTTACCGGCGGGAGGGTCCACGCCACCGACGCCACCAACGCCTCGCGCACGCTGCTGTTCAACATCCACACCGGCGCCTGGGACGACGATCTCGTCAGGCTGCTGCGCGTGCCGCGCTCGATGCTTCCCGAGGTGAAGGATTCCTCCGCCCGGTTCGGCGAGAGCATAGCCGATCTGTTCGGCGGGCCGATCGCGATCTCCGGGATTGCCGGCGACCAGCAGGCCGCGACCATCGGCCAGGCCTGCTTCGAGCCCGGCATGATGAAGTCGACCTACGGCACCGGCTGCTTCGCGCTGCTCAACACCGGCACCACGCCGGTGGCCTCGAAGAACAAGCTGCTCACCACGATCGCCTACCAGCTCGGCGGCCAGCGTACCTATGCGCTCGAAGGCTCGATCTTCGTCGCCGGCTCCGCGGTGCAGTGGCTGCGCGACGGGCTCGGCATCATCAAGCACGCCGCCGAGACCGGGCCTCTTGCTGACAAATCAGACTCCATGCAGAGCGTCTATCTGGTGCCGGCCTTCGTCGGCATGGGCGCGCCGTACTGGAATCCGCGCGTGCGCGGCGCGCTGTTCGGGCTGACTCGCAACACCGGTCCGGCCGAGCTCGCGCATGCGACGCTGGAGAGCGTCTGCTACCAGACCTTCGATCTGTGGGCCGCGATGCGCACCGACTGGCCGGAGGCCAATGCCGCCAACACCGTGCTGCGCGTCGACGGCGGCATGACCGCCTCGGACTGGACCATGCAGCGGCTCGCCGATCTGCTCAACGCCCCGGTCGACCGCCCGATGATCCAGGAGACCACGGCGCTCGGGGCCGCCTATCTCGCCGGCCTCGATGCCGGCGTCTATCCGGAGCCCGCCAAGTTCGCCGACAATTGGCGGCTCGAGCACCGCTTCAGGCCGGCGATGAGCCAGGCGACGCGCGAACGCAAGCTCGCCGGCTGGGCCTGTGCCGTGAAGGGCGTGCTGGCGAGCGACGAGGGGGAGTAG
- the argF gene encoding ornithine carbamoyltransferase: MSKPVRHFLDINELPLGELRNMLSAGAAMKAKLKAHEKGRKPLEGKTLAMIFERPSTRTRVSFDVGMRQLGGESIMLTGAEMQLGRGETIADTARVLSRYVDAIMIRILNHDALLELAAHATVPVINGLTRRSHPCQVMADLMTYEENRGSIEGKTVAWTGDDNNVLASWAHAAERFKFQLNVATPPELSPKKPMRDWIKATGAPIMLGSDPEAAVRGADCVVTDTWVSMGDKEGEHRHNVLRPYQVNAKLMSLAKPDALFMHCLPAHRGEEVTDEVIDGPQSVVFDEAENRLHAQKGILAWCFDAVA; the protein is encoded by the coding sequence ATGAGCAAGCCGGTCCGTCACTTCCTCGATATCAACGAGCTGCCGCTCGGCGAGCTGCGCAACATGCTGTCCGCCGGCGCCGCCATGAAGGCGAAGCTGAAGGCGCACGAGAAGGGCAGGAAGCCGCTCGAAGGCAAGACGCTGGCGATGATCTTCGAGCGCCCGTCGACCCGCACAAGGGTGTCGTTCGACGTCGGCATGCGCCAGCTCGGCGGTGAATCCATCATGCTGACCGGTGCCGAGATGCAGCTCGGCCGCGGCGAGACCATCGCCGACACCGCACGCGTGCTGTCGCGCTATGTCGATGCGATCATGATCCGCATCCTCAACCATGACGCGCTGCTCGAGCTCGCTGCCCACGCCACCGTCCCCGTCATCAACGGCCTGACCCGGCGTTCGCATCCCTGCCAGGTGATGGCCGACCTCATGACCTATGAGGAAAATCGCGGCTCGATCGAAGGCAAGACCGTGGCCTGGACCGGCGACGACAACAACGTGCTGGCCTCCTGGGCGCATGCCGCCGAGCGGTTCAAGTTCCAGCTCAATGTCGCGACCCCGCCGGAACTGTCGCCGAAGAAGCCGATGCGCGACTGGATCAAGGCGACCGGCGCGCCGATCATGCTCGGCAGCGATCCGGAAGCCGCCGTGCGCGGCGCCGACTGCGTCGTCACCGATACCTGGGTGTCGATGGGCGACAAGGAGGGCGAGCATCGCCACAACGTGCTGCGGCCCTATCAGGTCAATGCCAAGCTGATGTCGCTCGCCAAGCCGGACGCACTGTTCATGCACTGCCTGCCCGCGCATCGCGGCGAGGAGGTCACCGACGAGGTGATCGACGGGCCGCAATCCGTGGTGTTCGACGAGGCGGAAAACCGCCTGCATGCGCAGAAGGGCATCCTGGCCTGGTGTTTCGACGCGGTCGCGTAG
- a CDS encoding SGNH/GDSL hydrolase family protein: protein MKSARTMLGLTLLAACLTAGLAVAPARAGDTAEPAPPPPCDVPAYLLSSESSLPKVTDAIKSNRPLNVLVVGSRSSTIQGNEASAYPATLHAALKEALPSSTIDLSVELQGKSTAEETAGTLVKLVEAKKPTLVIWQTGTVDAMRAVDPDDFRTAINEGVVALRDAGTDVVLVNLQYSPRTETMISAPPYLDNMKVVAQQHDVPLFDRFAIMKQWSDAGYFDLFSTSHGVDLAKKVHACLGRALAKFVIDAAHLGPVQQN from the coding sequence ATGAAGTCCGCGCGGACGATGCTGGGCCTGACGCTGCTCGCAGCCTGCCTGACGGCCGGTTTGGCGGTGGCGCCCGCGCGCGCCGGCGACACGGCGGAGCCGGCACCGCCGCCGCCCTGCGACGTGCCCGCCTATCTGCTTTCGAGCGAGAGCTCGCTGCCCAAGGTCACCGACGCCATCAAGTCCAACCGGCCGCTCAACGTGCTGGTGGTCGGCAGCCGCTCCTCGACCATCCAGGGCAACGAGGCGAGCGCCTATCCGGCCACGCTGCACGCGGCGCTGAAGGAGGCGTTGCCGTCGTCGACGATCGATCTATCCGTAGAACTACAGGGAAAGAGCACCGCCGAGGAGACCGCGGGAACTCTTGTTAAGCTTGTTGAAGCAAAAAAGCCTACTTTGGTTATCTGGCAGACCGGAACGGTCGATGCTATGCGAGCGGTCGATCCCGATGATTTCCGTACCGCGATCAACGAAGGCGTTGTTGCGTTGCGGGACGCCGGGACCGACGTGGTGCTGGTCAATCTGCAATACAGCCCGCGTACGGAGACGATGATCTCTGCGCCGCCATATCTCGACAACATGAAGGTGGTGGCGCAGCAGCACGACGTTCCGCTGTTCGACCGGTTCGCGATCATGAAGCAGTGGAGCGACGCCGGATATTTTGACCTGTTCAGCACCTCGCATGGTGTCGATCTGGCCAAGAAGGTTCATGCCTGTCTCGGTCGCGCACTGGCGAAATTCGTGATCGATGCGGCCCATCTGGGCCCGGTGCAGCAGAATTAG
- a CDS encoding SGNH/GDSL hydrolase family protein, translating to MRFAFPFRASAGRGLCAVAVLALLAPFAVAPSRAQTGQHAALSSDGKTEAAKPDATQPAATADATNPPQPSVAAKAFDKVKQAAKSASDIFHRVPCQQPKGVPNSTGSLPHVAAKLAAGKPVVIIAFGSSSTQGYGSSAPEFTYPNRLAGQLRRQYPSADITVLNRGKGGEDAPEMMARLQTEVIDVHPDMVIWQVGTNAVLRNLDPAETAKQVEDGVARLQASGSDVVLVDPQYSPRVTERPESARGMVKLLGRIAALRHVGIFPRFEVMRDWHEKQAIPITDFVTADGLHMNDWGYACFAQLLGDDIIRSVGAIKIGVNVPADVRTYRPM from the coding sequence ATGCGTTTCGCCTTCCCTTTTCGCGCTTCCGCAGGGCGAGGTCTGTGCGCCGTGGCAGTGCTGGCGCTGCTCGCGCCTTTCGCGGTCGCGCCGTCGCGCGCGCAGACCGGGCAGCATGCGGCGCTTTCGTCCGACGGCAAGACCGAGGCTGCAAAGCCTGACGCGACGCAGCCCGCTGCGACGGCCGATGCGACCAATCCGCCGCAACCGAGCGTCGCCGCGAAGGCGTTCGACAAGGTGAAGCAGGCCGCGAAATCCGCCAGCGACATCTTCCACCGCGTGCCCTGTCAGCAGCCCAAGGGCGTGCCGAACAGCACCGGCTCGCTGCCGCATGTCGCGGCCAAGCTCGCCGCCGGCAAGCCGGTCGTCATCATCGCGTTCGGCTCGTCATCGACCCAGGGCTATGGATCGTCGGCGCCGGAATTCACCTATCCGAACCGGCTCGCCGGACAGTTGCGCCGGCAGTATCCCTCCGCCGACATCACCGTGCTCAATCGCGGCAAGGGCGGCGAGGACGCGCCCGAGATGATGGCGCGGCTGCAAACCGAAGTGATCGACGTCCATCCCGACATGGTGATCTGGCAGGTCGGCACCAACGCGGTGCTGCGCAACCTCGATCCTGCCGAGACCGCCAAGCAGGTCGAGGACGGCGTGGCGCGCCTTCAGGCGTCCGGCTCCGACGTCGTGCTGGTCGATCCGCAATATTCGCCGCGCGTCACCGAGCGTCCCGAAAGCGCGCGCGGCATGGTGAAGCTGCTCGGCCGCATCGCCGCCCTGCGTCATGTCGGCATCTTCCCGCGCTTCGAGGTGATGCGCGACTGGCACGAGAAACAGGCGATCCCGATCACCGATTTCGTCACTGCCGACGGCCTGCACATGAACGACTGGGGCTACGCCTGCTTCGCCCAGCTGCTCGGCGACGACATCATCCGCTCGGTCGGCGCGATCAAGATCGGCGTCAACGTCCCCGCCGACGTCAGGACCTACCGGCCGATGTGA
- a CDS encoding Hsp33 family molecular chaperone: MVSQSPDIKITPEAPVRAPSAVPVDDAVLAFEVGALDLRGRLTRLGPALDEILHKHDYPPAVGKLLGEAIVLTTLLGSSVKFEGRFILQTRTDGPVSLLIVDFQAPDRLRAYARYDASRLKNGQSSGELLGKGHLAMTIDQGSNTSRYQGLVALDGGGLEEAAHEYFLRSEQIPTRVRLAVGEEMRGGEGGKLRWRAGGILLQFLPRAPERAKQADLHPGDAPEGTAAHSVPDDDAWVEGQSLISTVEDVELIDPDLSGERLLYRLFHERGVRVFNPQTLRAQCSCSRDAVSCMLKSFAPNDRAEMVKDGKVVVTCEFCSSVYEFTPQEAGVE; this comes from the coding sequence ATGGTTTCACAATCCCCCGACATCAAAATCACGCCCGAGGCGCCGGTTCGCGCGCCCTCAGCCGTTCCTGTCGACGATGCCGTGCTGGCCTTCGAGGTCGGCGCGCTGGACCTGCGCGGCCGGCTGACCCGGCTCGGCCCCGCGCTCGACGAGATCTTGCACAAACACGATTATCCGCCCGCGGTCGGCAAGCTGCTCGGCGAGGCGATCGTGCTGACCACGCTGCTCGGCTCGTCGGTCAAGTTCGAGGGCCGCTTCATTCTGCAGACCCGGACCGACGGTCCGGTGTCGCTCCTGATCGTCGATTTCCAGGCGCCTGACCGGCTGCGCGCCTATGCGCGCTACGACGCATCGCGCCTGAAGAATGGCCAGAGCTCGGGCGAGCTGCTCGGTAAGGGCCACCTCGCGATGACAATCGATCAGGGCTCGAACACCAGCCGCTACCAGGGACTGGTCGCGCTCGACGGCGGCGGCCTGGAAGAGGCCGCCCATGAATATTTCCTGCGCTCGGAGCAGATTCCGACGCGGGTGCGCCTTGCGGTCGGCGAGGAGATGCGCGGCGGCGAGGGCGGCAAGCTGCGCTGGCGCGCTGGCGGCATCCTGCTGCAATTCCTGCCCAGGGCGCCCGAGCGCGCCAAGCAGGCCGATCTGCATCCCGGCGATGCGCCGGAAGGCACCGCCGCGCATTCCGTGCCGGATGACGATGCGTGGGTCGAGGGTCAGTCGCTGATCTCGACGGTCGAGGATGTCGAGCTGATCGATCCCGATCTGTCCGGCGAGCGGCTGCTCTATCGCCTGTTCCACGAGCGCGGCGTGCGCGTCTTCAACCCGCAAACGCTGCGCGCGCAGTGCTCCTGCTCGCGCGATGCGGTGTCGTGTATGCTGAAGAGCTTCGCGCCGAACGACCGCGCCGAGATGGTGAAGGACGGCAAGGTCGTCGTGACCTGCGAGTTCTGCTCGTCGGTGTATGAGTTCACGCCGCAGGAAGCCGGCGTGGAGTAG
- the apaG gene encoding Co2+/Mg2+ efflux protein ApaG, which translates to MYRAVTRQIEVTVEPNFMPERSSVDRREYFWSYRIVIVNSGPETVQLRTRHWIITDATGRRQEVRGEGVVGEQPVLAPGERFEYTSGVPLPTASGFMTGSYQMVTEAGERFDIDVPTFSLDSPSPGGKRVLN; encoded by the coding sequence ATGTACCGCGCCGTTACCCGCCAGATCGAAGTCACCGTCGAGCCGAACTTCATGCCGGAGCGCTCGTCGGTCGACCGGCGCGAATATTTCTGGTCGTACAGGATCGTGATCGTCAATTCGGGCCCGGAAACGGTGCAGCTGCGGACGCGGCACTGGATCATCACCGACGCCACCGGCCGCCGCCAGGAGGTGCGCGGCGAGGGCGTGGTCGGCGAGCAGCCGGTGCTCGCGCCCGGCGAACGCTTCGAATATACGAGCGGCGTGCCGCTGCCGACCGCCTCCGGCTTCATGACCGGCAGCTACCAGATGGTCACCGAAGCCGGCGAGCGCTTCGACATCGATGTGCCGACATTTTCGTTGGATAGCCCGAGCCCTGGCGGGAAAAGGGTGTTGAACTGA
- the phoU gene encoding phosphate signaling complex protein PhoU, with the protein MASEHTAKAFDSDLQELTRLVAEMGGLVERMITESVDALIRRDVALGKRVVAADIEIDNLQRNIEERAVLTIARRQPMAIDLREIVSAMRVATDLERIGDLAKNMGKRVAALESDFQPLKLIRGLEHMTDLVLSQVKSVLDAYAAHDLPAAMNVWKGDEEVDAICTSLFRELLTYMMEDPRNISFCIHLMFCAKNIERIGDHATNIAETVFYMIEGQQITDKRPKGDMTTFATTVPGN; encoded by the coding sequence ATGGCTTCTGAACATACCGCCAAGGCATTCGACAGCGATCTGCAGGAGTTGACGCGCCTGGTCGCCGAGATGGGCGGCCTGGTCGAGCGGATGATTACCGAGTCGGTCGACGCGCTGATCCGTCGCGACGTCGCGCTCGGCAAGCGCGTGGTCGCCGCCGACATCGAGATCGACAATCTGCAGCGCAACATCGAAGAGCGCGCGGTGCTGACGATCGCGCGCCGCCAGCCGATGGCGATCGACCTGCGCGAGATCGTCAGCGCGATGCGTGTCGCGACCGACCTCGAGCGGATCGGCGACCTCGCCAAGAACATGGGCAAGCGCGTCGCGGCGCTGGAGAGCGATTTCCAGCCGCTGAAGCTGATCCGCGGCCTCGAGCACATGACCGACCTCGTGCTGTCGCAGGTCAAGTCGGTGCTCGACGCCTACGCCGCGCACGACCTGCCGGCGGCGATGAACGTCTGGAAGGGCGACGAGGAGGTCGATGCGATCTGCACCTCGCTGTTCCGCGAACTGCTCACCTACATGATGGAAGATCCGCGCAACATCTCGTTCTGCATCCATCTGATGTTCTGCGCCAAGAACATCGAGCGGATCGGCGATCACGCCACCAATATCGCCGAGACCGTGTTCTACATGATCGAGGGCCAGCAGATCACCGACAAGCGCCCGAAGGGGGACATGACCACTTTTGCCACCACGGTGCCGGGCAACTGA
- a CDS encoding GcrA family cell cycle regulator produces the protein MTVLTWSDDRVEQLKKLWESGLSASQIAAELGNVTRNAVIGKVHRLGLSGRAKAPSTAAPRQRKARPAQHMMRVARPVSRGNTALAHAFEVEMEPDPISYDNVVPMSQRLSLLELNEATCHWPVGDPSSPEFFFCGGKALAGLPYCAHHSRVAYQPAADRRRPSAKPQIK, from the coding sequence ATGACTGTATTGACCTGGTCCGACGATCGCGTCGAGCAGCTGAAGAAGCTCTGGGAGTCTGGCCTGTCGGCCAGCCAGATCGCGGCGGAACTTGGCAATGTGACGCGAAACGCCGTGATCGGCAAAGTGCATCGGCTCGGCCTCTCCGGCCGCGCCAAGGCACCCTCCACGGCCGCGCCGCGGCAGCGCAAGGCCCGCCCCGCCCAGCACATGATGCGGGTAGCGCGGCCGGTGTCGCGCGGCAACACCGCGCTGGCGCACGCCTTCGAGGTCGAGATGGAGCCCGATCCGATCTCCTACGACAATGTGGTGCCGATGAGCCAGCGGCTGTCGCTGCTCGAGCTCAACGAGGCCACCTGTCACTGGCCGGTCGGCGATCCCTCGAGCCCGGAATTCTTCTTCTGCGGCGGCAAGGCGCTCGCCGGCTTGCCCTATTGCGCACATCACTCGCGCGTCGCCTACCAGCCCGCCGCCGATCGCCGCCGGCCGTCGGCGAAACCGCAGATCAAGTGA
- the phoB gene encoding phosphate regulon transcriptional regulator PhoB: MSARILVVEDEEALTTLLRYNLDAEGYDVETVGRGDDADTRLKERVPDLVVLDWMLPGLSGIELCRRLRARPETKQLPIIMLTARGEESERVRGLATGADDYIVKPFSVPELLARVKGLLRRASPERLATVLTYGDIELDREKRRVARSGRPIDLGPTEYRLLEFFLEHPGRVFSREQLLDSVWGRDIYIDERTVDVHIGRLRKLLNPGREQDPIRTVRGAGYALDDRFAKAEPQP, from the coding sequence ATGAGCGCACGCATTCTGGTAGTCGAAGACGAGGAAGCGCTGACGACGCTGTTGCGCTACAACCTCGATGCGGAAGGCTACGATGTCGAGACGGTGGGGCGCGGCGACGATGCCGACACGAGGCTGAAGGAGCGCGTTCCCGACCTCGTGGTCCTCGACTGGATGCTGCCGGGCCTGTCCGGCATCGAGCTGTGCCGTCGCCTGCGGGCGCGGCCCGAGACCAAGCAGCTTCCGATCATCATGCTGACCGCGCGCGGCGAAGAAAGCGAGCGCGTGCGCGGACTTGCCACCGGCGCCGACGATTACATCGTCAAGCCGTTCTCGGTGCCGGAACTGCTGGCGCGGGTGAAGGGCCTGTTGCGCCGCGCGAGCCCGGAGCGGCTTGCGACCGTGCTGACCTATGGCGACATCGAGCTCGACCGCGAGAAGCGCCGCGTGGCGCGCTCCGGCCGCCCGATCGATCTCGGGCCGACCGAGTATCGCCTGCTCGAATTCTTCCTCGAGCATCCCGGCCGCGTGTTCAGCCGCGAGCAGCTGCTCGACAGCGTCTGGGGCCGCGACATCTACATCGATGAGCGCACCGTCGACGTGCATATCGGCCGCCTGCGCAAGCTGCTCAATCCCGGCCGCGAGCAGGATCCGATCCGCACCGTGCGCGGCGCCGGCTACGCGCTCGACGACCGCTTTGCCAAGGCCGAGCCGCAGCCGTAA
- a CDS encoding OpgC domain-containing protein, whose product MSSIADPIAGSPVADAKAEVKAEAEAKVAAPAITLPATGERELRLDLFRGLALWLIFIDHLPTNLLTWLTIRNYGFSDATEIFIFISGYTAAFVYGRAMLEGGFVIATARILRRVWQIYVAHVFLFTIFLAEISYVATSFENPLYSEEMGIMDFLKQPDVTIVQALLLRFRPVNMDVLPLYIVLMLFLPLILWLMKWKPDVTLGLSVLLYALTWQFDLYLSAYPNGFWAFNPFAWQLLFVFGAWCALGGARRMSRILSSNITMWICIVYLVAAFFVTLTWYVPQLGHIMPKVIEQWMYPINKTDLDVLRFAHFLALAALTVRFLPRDWPGLKSPWLRPLILCGQHSLEIFCLGVFLAFAGHFVLAEVSGGAALHALISVCGILIMCGMAWIISWYKHSADKGASKKGAAGNADMAGGGA is encoded by the coding sequence ATGAGCTCGATTGCCGACCCCATAGCCGGTTCGCCGGTGGCTGACGCCAAGGCCGAAGTAAAGGCTGAGGCCGAGGCGAAGGTTGCTGCGCCCGCGATCACGCTGCCGGCGACCGGCGAGCGCGAGCTCCGCCTCGATCTGTTCCGCGGGCTCGCGCTGTGGCTGATCTTCATCGATCATCTGCCGACCAATCTTCTGACCTGGCTGACGATCCGGAATTACGGCTTCTCCGACGCCACCGAGATCTTCATCTTCATCTCCGGCTACACCGCGGCCTTCGTCTACGGCCGCGCCATGCTGGAGGGCGGCTTCGTGATCGCGACCGCGCGCATCCTGCGCCGGGTCTGGCAGATCTATGTCGCGCATGTCTTCCTGTTCACGATCTTCCTCGCCGAGATCTCCTATGTCGCGACCTCGTTCGAGAACCCGCTCTACAGCGAGGAAATGGGGATCATGGACTTCCTCAAGCAGCCCGACGTCACCATCGTCCAGGCGCTGCTGCTGCGCTTCCGTCCCGTCAACATGGACGTGCTGCCGCTCTATATCGTCTTGATGCTGTTCCTGCCGCTGATCCTGTGGCTGATGAAATGGAAGCCCGATGTCACGCTCGGCCTCTCGGTCCTGCTCTACGCGCTGACCTGGCAGTTCGACCTCTATCTCTCGGCCTATCCGAACGGCTTCTGGGCGTTCAATCCGTTCGCCTGGCAATTGCTGTTCGTGTTCGGCGCCTGGTGTGCGCTCGGCGGCGCGCGGCGGATGTCGCGCATCCTGTCGTCGAACATCACGATGTGGATCTGCATCGTCTATCTGGTCGCGGCGTTCTTCGTGACGCTGACCTGGTACGTGCCGCAGCTCGGCCACATCATGCCGAAGGTGATCGAGCAATGGATGTATCCGATCAACAAGACCGACCTGGACGTGTTGCGGTTCGCGCACTTCCTGGCGCTCGCCGCGCTCACCGTGCGCTTCCTGCCCAGGGACTGGCCGGGGCTGAAATCGCCCTGGCTGCGACCTTTGATCCTGTGTGGCCAGCACTCGCTTGAGATATTCTGTCTCGGGGTCTTCCTCGCCTTCGCCGGTCACTTCGTGCTTGCCGAAGTATCTGGCGGTGCCGCACTGCACGCCTTGATCAGCGTCTGCGGCATCCTCATCATGTGCGGCATGGCGTGGATCATTTCGTGGTACAAGCACTCCGCCGACAAAGGCGCCTCGAAAAAAGGCGCCGCCGGCAACGCCGATATGGCGGGAGGGGGAGCATGA